The Microbacterium paraoxydans genome includes a window with the following:
- the ftsX gene encoding permease-like cell division protein FtsX has product MRIGLILTEALVGLRRNISMVISVVLVTFVSLTFVGAAILMQSQIGVMRGYWSERAQVAVYMCSAVSESDTCVDGAASEEQVAAVRAQLEGDALSPLISSMTFDTKEETYAKLVEQVGEEQASVLSPDQAFEVFFVTMKDPGQSQVLAEAFSDQAGVEQVQDQLQYLEPLFSALTVATYIAVGIAVLMLIAATLLIGTTIRLSAYARRKEIGIMRLVGASNRFIQTPFVLEGVFAALLGSALASAAVVAGMHFGVNGYLRGRVPFITTWVTMQDAALVVPVLVGIGVVLAALSAGFAIRRWLRT; this is encoded by the coding sequence ATGAGAATCGGCCTGATCCTGACCGAGGCCCTCGTCGGCCTGCGGCGCAACATCTCGATGGTGATCTCCGTCGTGCTCGTCACGTTCGTGTCGCTGACGTTCGTCGGTGCCGCGATCCTCATGCAGTCCCAGATCGGCGTCATGCGCGGGTACTGGTCCGAGCGCGCCCAGGTGGCCGTCTACATGTGCTCCGCGGTGTCGGAGTCGGACACCTGCGTGGACGGCGCGGCGAGCGAGGAGCAGGTGGCCGCCGTGCGCGCCCAGCTCGAGGGCGACGCGCTGTCGCCGCTCATCAGCTCCATGACCTTCGACACGAAGGAGGAGACGTACGCCAAGCTCGTCGAGCAGGTGGGGGAGGAGCAGGCCAGCGTGCTCTCGCCCGACCAGGCGTTCGAGGTCTTCTTCGTGACCATGAAGGACCCGGGCCAGTCGCAGGTGCTCGCCGAGGCGTTCAGCGACCAGGCCGGAGTGGAGCAGGTCCAGGACCAGCTCCAATACCTCGAACCGCTGTTCTCCGCGCTGACGGTGGCCACCTACATCGCCGTCGGCATCGCCGTGCTCATGCTCATCGCCGCGACGCTGCTGATCGGCACGACGATCCGGTTGTCGGCCTACGCGCGGCGCAAGGAGATCGGCATCATGCGCCTCGTGGGCGCGTCGAACCGTTTCATCCAGACCCCGTTCGTGCTGGAGGGCGTGTTCGCCGCGCTGCTGGGTTCCGCCCTCGCCAGTGCCGCCGTCGTCGCGGGCATGCACTTCGGCGTGAACGGCTACCTGCGCGGCCGCGTGCCCTTCATCACCACCTGGGTGACCATGCAGGATGCTGCCCTCGTCGTCCCGGTCCTCGTCGGGATCGGCGTGGTCCTCGCGGCCCTGTCGGCGGGCTTCGCGATCCGACGGTGGCTGCGCACCTGA
- the smpB gene encoding SsrA-binding protein SmpB has product MPRERGEKVIATNRRARHDYNIEKSYEAGMVLTGTEVKSLRQGRANLSDGYAFVKGNEVFLDAVHIPEYSQGHWTNHSAKRIRKLLLHREEIAKLAHAVSAGGYTLIPLKLYFSDGRAKVEIALAKGKREYDKRQTLRERQDTREAERAMRLRNQVGE; this is encoded by the coding sequence ATGCCCAGGGAACGCGGGGAGAAGGTCATCGCGACCAATCGTCGCGCGCGTCACGACTACAACATCGAGAAGTCGTACGAGGCGGGGATGGTGCTCACCGGCACCGAGGTCAAGTCGCTCCGTCAGGGGCGCGCGAACCTCAGCGACGGGTACGCGTTCGTGAAGGGCAACGAGGTCTTCCTCGATGCGGTGCACATCCCGGAGTACTCGCAGGGGCACTGGACGAACCACTCGGCCAAGCGCATCCGCAAGCTCCTCCTGCACCGGGAGGAGATTGCGAAGCTCGCCCACGCCGTCTCCGCGGGCGGATACACGCTCATCCCGCTCAAGCTGTACTTCTCCGACGGTCGCGCCAAGGTCGAGATCGCTCTCGCGAAGGGCAAGCGCGAGTACGACAAGCGTCAGACCCTCCGCGAACGCCAGGACACCCGTGAGGCCGAGCGGGCGATGCGGCTGCGCAACCAGGTGGGCGAGTAG
- the metE gene encoding 5-methyltetrahydropteroyltriglutamate--homocysteine S-methyltransferase produces the protein MTAFPEGTILGYPRIGRRRELKKAVEAFWAGRIDEQELERTAADLRAATRERLAGLGLGRTDSSIPDSFSFYDQVLDAAVTVGAIPARFDDLREADGSIGLSALFTVARGEGERAPLEMTKWFDSNYHYLVPEIGPETVFTLASDRLVREVAEAVAAGFVTRPVVVGPVTLLALAKASDDAPEGFEPLSRLEDVLPVYVDLLARLRAAGAEWVQLDEPALVSESLPATTAQLASAAERALAVLGNAEERPSILVAAPYASLGATFATVAAAPVEAIAVDLVRGTVPDAVPGLEGKTLVGGVIDGHNIWRGDLSAAFDSLEALRALGAPVAASTSTSLLHVPHDVEDETALDARLVSWLAFADQKVQQIVTLARGLSEGRTAIGAELDAATAALQDRLTAPGVRDGAVRSRALSDADFARAPYQEREEAQNALGLPALPLTTIGSFPQTGDIRRARAQFLRGEIPEDDYEEFLRREVAAVVSLQEDLGLDVLVHGEPERNDMVQYFAENLDGFAVTQHGWVQSYGSRATRPSILWGDVSRPAPITVGWSAYAQSLTAKHMKGMLTGPVTILAWSFVRDDQPLGETANQVALALRDEIADLEAAGIQVIQVDEPALRELLPLKQADQPAYLDWSVASFRLATGGAAAATQVHTHLCYSEFGVVIDAIRALDADVTSIEAARSRMEVVADIAEVGFDHGIGPGVYDIHSPRVPTVEEVESLLRRAVEEIPLRQLWVNPDCGLKTRGYAETTASLRNIVEATRRVREDVVVTA, from the coding sequence ATGACCGCATTCCCCGAGGGCACCATCCTCGGCTACCCCCGCATCGGCCGTCGCCGCGAGCTCAAGAAGGCCGTCGAGGCGTTCTGGGCCGGCCGCATCGACGAGCAGGAGCTGGAGCGGACGGCCGCGGACCTGCGCGCGGCGACCCGCGAGCGCCTGGCGGGGCTCGGCCTCGGCCGCACGGACTCGTCCATCCCGGACTCCTTCTCCTTCTACGACCAGGTCCTCGACGCCGCCGTCACGGTCGGCGCGATCCCTGCCCGCTTCGACGACCTCCGCGAGGCCGACGGGTCGATCGGCCTCTCCGCCCTGTTCACCGTTGCCCGCGGTGAGGGCGAGCGGGCGCCGCTGGAGATGACGAAGTGGTTCGACTCGAACTACCACTACCTCGTGCCGGAGATCGGTCCGGAGACGGTGTTCACCCTCGCCAGCGACCGCCTGGTGCGCGAGGTCGCCGAGGCCGTCGCCGCCGGCTTCGTCACGCGTCCCGTGGTCGTCGGACCGGTCACGCTGCTGGCGCTCGCGAAGGCGTCGGACGACGCGCCGGAGGGCTTCGAGCCGCTCTCGCGGCTGGAGGACGTCCTGCCGGTCTACGTCGATCTGCTCGCCCGTCTGCGCGCCGCGGGCGCCGAGTGGGTGCAGCTCGACGAGCCAGCCCTCGTGAGCGAGTCCCTGCCGGCCACGACCGCACAGCTCGCCTCCGCCGCGGAGCGCGCGCTCGCGGTGCTCGGGAACGCCGAAGAGCGTCCCTCGATCCTCGTCGCGGCCCCGTACGCGAGCCTCGGCGCGACGTTCGCGACCGTGGCCGCCGCCCCCGTCGAGGCCATCGCCGTGGATCTCGTGCGCGGCACCGTGCCCGACGCGGTGCCGGGCCTCGAGGGCAAGACCCTCGTCGGCGGTGTGATCGACGGTCACAACATCTGGCGCGGCGACCTCTCCGCGGCGTTCGACTCTCTGGAGGCGCTCCGCGCGCTCGGGGCCCCGGTAGCGGCATCGACCTCGACCTCGCTGCTGCACGTGCCGCACGACGTGGAGGACGAGACGGCGCTGGACGCGCGCCTGGTGTCCTGGCTCGCCTTCGCGGATCAGAAGGTGCAGCAGATCGTGACCCTCGCCCGCGGCCTGTCCGAAGGGCGCACGGCGATCGGGGCCGAGCTGGACGCCGCGACTGCTGCGCTGCAGGACCGCCTGACCGCTCCCGGTGTGCGCGACGGTGCGGTGCGTTCCCGTGCGCTGAGCGACGCCGACTTCGCCCGTGCCCCGTACCAGGAGCGGGAGGAGGCGCAGAACGCCCTCGGCCTGCCGGCGCTGCCCCTGACGACGATCGGCTCCTTCCCGCAGACCGGCGACATCCGCCGCGCCCGCGCCCAGTTCCTCCGCGGCGAGATCCCCGAGGACGACTACGAGGAGTTCCTGCGCCGTGAGGTCGCCGCGGTCGTCTCCCTGCAGGAGGACCTCGGTCTCGACGTCCTCGTGCACGGTGAGCCGGAGCGCAACGACATGGTGCAGTACTTCGCGGAGAACCTCGACGGCTTCGCGGTCACGCAGCACGGATGGGTGCAGTCGTACGGCTCGCGAGCCACGCGCCCATCGATCCTCTGGGGAGACGTCTCGCGTCCCGCGCCCATCACGGTCGGCTGGTCGGCGTACGCGCAGTCGCTCACGGCGAAGCACATGAAGGGGATGCTCACGGGCCCCGTCACGATCCTCGCGTGGTCCTTCGTCCGCGACGACCAGCCGCTGGGGGAGACGGCGAACCAGGTGGCGCTCGCGCTCCGCGATGAGATCGCCGACCTGGAGGCCGCGGGCATCCAGGTGATCCAGGTCGACGAGCCGGCGCTCCGGGAGCTGCTCCCGCTGAAGCAGGCCGACCAGCCGGCGTACCTCGACTGGTCCGTCGCCTCGTTCCGTCTGGCCACGGGCGGCGCTGCGGCGGCGACCCAGGTGCACACCCACCTCTGTTACTCGGAGTTCGGCGTCGTGATCGACGCGATCCGTGCGCTCGACGCGGACGTCACGTCCATCGAGGCGGCCCGGAGCCGCATGGAGGTCGTCGCGGACATCGCCGAGGTGGGCTTCGACCACGGCATCGGCCCCGGCGTGTACGACATCCACTCGCCGCGCGTGCCCACCGTGGAGGAGGTCGAGTCCCTGCTGCGGCGTGCGGTGGAGGAGATCCCCCTCCGTCAGCTCTGGGTGAACCCGGACTGCGGTCTGAAGACCCGCGGATACGCCGAGACCACGGCGTCGCTGCGGAACATCGTCGAGGCCACGCGGCGCGTGCGCGAAGACGTGGTGGTCACCGCCTGA
- the ftsE gene encoding cell division ATP-binding protein FtsE, whose product MIRFENVTKRYRGTSKPALSGVDFEVQRGEFVFLVGASGSGKSSCLRLILREDVPTSGRVAVLGRDLRALANRKVPYFRRHIGSVFQDFRLLPSKTVYQNVAFTLQVTGSSRGFIQQAVPEALALVGLDGKEKRMPHELSGGEQQRVAIARALVNRPQVLLADEPTGNLDPATSVDIMQLLARINAGGTTVLMATHEAGFVDQMRRRVIELRDGEMVRDEVHGGYGDTSNIPRLVPEEVRGAAAAAALTAVQEVQRQTADLSVVRAALAEELDAQRRAAAASPAVTKPAADPAPQVVEPPEPAREPGVVEPPDVVHPPAAPPSAAARPAPGAPGTRPIVIPEVDVAELGVADRLGLSDQDDEEVGPTS is encoded by the coding sequence ATGATTCGGTTCGAGAACGTCACGAAACGCTACCGCGGGACGTCGAAGCCCGCCCTGTCCGGTGTCGACTTCGAGGTGCAGCGCGGGGAGTTCGTCTTCCTCGTCGGTGCCTCCGGGTCCGGCAAGTCCTCCTGTCTGCGCCTCATCCTCCGCGAGGACGTGCCGACGAGCGGTCGGGTGGCCGTCCTCGGCCGCGACCTGCGGGCGCTCGCGAACCGGAAGGTGCCGTACTTCCGTCGGCACATCGGCTCGGTGTTCCAGGACTTCCGGCTGCTGCCGTCCAAGACGGTCTATCAGAACGTCGCCTTCACGCTGCAGGTCACCGGCTCGTCCCGCGGCTTCATCCAGCAGGCCGTTCCCGAGGCGCTCGCGCTCGTCGGGCTCGACGGCAAGGAGAAGCGCATGCCGCACGAGCTCTCCGGCGGGGAGCAGCAGCGCGTCGCGATCGCCAGGGCGCTCGTCAACCGTCCGCAGGTGCTGCTGGCCGACGAGCCCACCGGAAACCTCGACCCCGCGACCTCCGTCGACATCATGCAGCTGCTCGCCCGGATCAACGCGGGCGGCACGACGGTGCTCATGGCCACGCACGAGGCCGGCTTCGTCGACCAGATGCGCCGCCGCGTGATCGAGCTCCGCGACGGCGAGATGGTCCGCGACGAGGTGCACGGCGGATACGGCGACACCTCGAACATCCCGCGCCTGGTGCCGGAGGAGGTCCGCGGTGCCGCGGCCGCCGCCGCCCTCACCGCCGTGCAGGAGGTGCAGCGCCAGACCGCCGACCTCTCCGTGGTGCGCGCCGCACTGGCCGAGGAGCTGGACGCCCAGCGCCGGGCCGCGGCCGCATCTCCCGCGGTCACCAAGCCCGCCGCCGACCCGGCCCCGCAGGTGGTCGAGCCGCCGGAGCCCGCGCGGGAGCCGGGCGTGGTCGAACCGCCGGACGTGGTGCATCCCCCGGCCGCGCCGCCGTCCGCCGCCGCGCGCCCCGCCCCCGGGGCGCCGGGGACGCGTCCGATCGTGATCCCGGAGGTGGACGTCGCCGAGCTCGGCGTGGCGGACCGCCTCGGCCTGTCGGACCAGGACGACGAGGAAGTGGGCCCGACCTCATGA
- a CDS encoding S9 family peptidase, which translates to MSSPFGSWSSPFTAKAVAGAAPRIDGARFVGDEVWWAESVPAEGGRVTVRSSTGAAILPAPWNARSRVHEYGGGAWTVDGDTLYFVSGADQRVHRMDPGAEPSPLTAAGPAYGGLRVQSGRLLAVREDLSTDPHRRAIVEIPVDGSAAEDASAIRVIVEGPGFFAHPALSPDGSRVAWVEWQADGMPWERAALAIGSAAGGTITRVPTSAALQPEWIGDDALVFADDGSGRWQLHHLTLDGLQAGASRPLTSSDADTGYGLWVLGNRWFQPLADGRLVAVRTDGRDEVQLVSPDGETRAIAVPGDGHLSVDDVSGSRVLLSGDGSRVTSGIWCVDVDSGAVETVTGGAPVDEDWMPAAQQLVVEGAHGPVHAFAYPPAAPGEPRGADGELPPYIVLVHGGPTAHVTGAASASIAFFTSRGIGVLDVNYGGSTGYGRAYRDRLQGQWGVVDVDDVIAAARGLTDAGLADPARIAIRGGSAGGWTVLSALVRGGTFAAGISRYGVADLRMLAAETHDFEASYLDGLVGPLPAAEDVYIERSPLTHADRIDVPVLLLQGGEDRVVPPSQSEAIRDALAANGIDHEYVLYPGEGHGFRSAETIVDALERELAFLGRVFGFTPSL; encoded by the coding sequence ATGTCCTCACCGTTCGGCTCCTGGTCCTCCCCCTTCACCGCGAAAGCCGTCGCAGGAGCGGCGCCGCGCATCGACGGGGCCCGCTTCGTGGGTGACGAGGTGTGGTGGGCCGAGTCCGTGCCCGCCGAGGGCGGACGCGTCACGGTGCGCAGCTCGACGGGCGCGGCGATCCTCCCGGCACCCTGGAACGCCCGCTCCCGTGTGCACGAGTACGGGGGCGGCGCCTGGACCGTCGACGGCGACACCCTGTACTTCGTCTCCGGAGCCGACCAGCGCGTGCACCGGATGGATCCGGGTGCCGAGCCGAGCCCCCTCACCGCCGCCGGCCCCGCGTACGGCGGGCTGCGCGTGCAGAGCGGCCGACTGCTGGCCGTGCGGGAAGACCTCTCGACCGACCCGCACCGCCGCGCGATCGTGGAGATCCCCGTGGACGGTTCGGCCGCCGAGGACGCCTCCGCGATCCGGGTGATCGTCGAGGGTCCCGGCTTCTTCGCCCATCCCGCGCTCTCGCCCGACGGCAGCCGCGTCGCCTGGGTCGAATGGCAGGCGGACGGCATGCCCTGGGAGAGAGCCGCGCTCGCGATCGGATCCGCGGCCGGCGGGACGATCACCCGGGTCCCCACCTCCGCCGCCCTGCAGCCGGAATGGATCGGCGACGACGCGCTCGTGTTCGCCGACGACGGCTCGGGACGCTGGCAGCTCCATCACCTCACGCTCGACGGCCTCCAGGCCGGTGCCTCCCGCCCGCTCACCTCATCCGACGCGGACACCGGCTACGGCCTGTGGGTGCTCGGCAACCGCTGGTTCCAGCCGCTGGCGGACGGCCGCCTCGTGGCCGTCCGCACCGACGGCCGCGACGAGGTGCAGCTCGTGTCCCCGGACGGCGAGACGCGCGCCATCGCGGTCCCGGGCGACGGGCATCTCAGTGTGGACGACGTCTCCGGCTCCCGCGTGCTGCTCAGCGGAGACGGCTCGCGCGTGACCTCCGGCATCTGGTGCGTCGACGTCGACAGCGGGGCCGTCGAGACCGTCACCGGCGGCGCTCCGGTCGACGAGGACTGGATGCCGGCGGCCCAGCAGCTCGTCGTGGAGGGGGCGCACGGCCCCGTGCACGCCTTCGCTTATCCGCCCGCCGCGCCCGGAGAGCCCCGCGGCGCCGACGGCGAGCTCCCGCCCTACATCGTGCTCGTGCACGGCGGGCCCACCGCCCATGTCACGGGAGCGGCCTCCGCCTCGATCGCCTTCTTCACGAGCCGGGGAATCGGGGTCCTCGACGTGAACTACGGCGGGTCCACCGGTTACGGTCGGGCGTACCGCGACCGCCTGCAGGGACAGTGGGGCGTCGTGGACGTGGACGACGTGATCGCGGCCGCCCGCGGGCTCACCGACGCCGGGCTCGCCGATCCCGCGCGCATCGCCATCCGCGGCGGCTCGGCGGGCGGCTGGACGGTGCTCTCGGCGCTCGTGCGGGGTGGCACGTTCGCCGCGGGCATCAGCCGCTACGGCGTCGCGGATCTGCGGATGCTCGCCGCCGAGACCCACGACTTCGAGGCGTCGTACCTCGACGGCCTCGTCGGTCCGCTCCCCGCCGCCGAGGACGTGTACATCGAGCGCTCGCCTCTGACCCACGCCGACCGCATCGACGTGCCGGTGCTGCTGCTGCAGGGCGGGGAGGACCGCGTCGTGCCGCCGTCCCAGTCGGAGGCCATCCGCGACGCGCTGGCGGCGAACGGCATCGACCACGAGTACGTGCTGTACCCGGGCGAGGGTCACGGGTTCCGCAGCGCCGAGACCATCGTCGACGCGCTGGAACGCGAACTCGCGTTCCTCGGCCGGGTGTTCGGCTTCACGCCGAGCCTCTGA
- a CDS encoding DUF2510 domain-containing protein, whose protein sequence is MTTPAGWYDDGSGRLRWWDGQQWTEHFAPETTATGDTTATATGDTTATATEDAGAEGTPTESPAAATDDRAPLGEEPTASAETVAPEPVAAEREIAPDEPATEFIVAPEPAQDWTAPTSGAHDLPGAAPIAPPAGAGQNAYQGQGGYPAPGAYPGAQGAGGYPGQAPGAQGTYPGQGAYPGQGAYPGQGAYPGQGAYPGQAPAPAAPKKVSVLGLVGLGLAALGLLLAFIPVTLPFAWFLLAAGFIVSLISLFLKGTKWPGITGLGVSVLGGIVAIVVSIFFVLAVANTVRPVTLPDYDEGTTQSPAPETDDTGDAGTGEVAEGTLGEPVTVPQLEGTAEVTIRSATFGPTNGTDFEPANGGYLVIDVAWETLDGTTYVNPLYFSVETADGTEGDYDIFGEATLESSEQDAGSTAEGTVSFDVAESSSYVVVITDEMLQEVARVTVEASAR, encoded by the coding sequence ATGACGACACCTGCTGGTTGGTACGACGACGGGTCCGGGCGCCTGCGCTGGTGGGACGGCCAGCAGTGGACCGAGCACTTCGCCCCGGAGACGACGGCGACAGGCGACACCACCGCGACGGCGACAGGCGACACCACAGCGACAGCGACCGAAGACGCGGGCGCGGAGGGCACCCCGACGGAGAGCCCCGCCGCGGCGACCGACGACCGCGCTCCCCTCGGAGAGGAGCCGACGGCGTCGGCGGAGACCGTCGCTCCCGAGCCCGTCGCCGCTGAGCGCGAGATCGCTCCGGACGAGCCCGCGACCGAGTTCATCGTCGCGCCTGAGCCGGCACAGGACTGGACCGCACCGACCAGCGGCGCGCACGACCTCCCCGGCGCGGCGCCGATCGCCCCGCCGGCCGGTGCCGGTCAGAACGCGTACCAGGGCCAGGGCGGCTACCCGGCACCGGGCGCGTACCCAGGCGCGCAGGGCGCCGGCGGATACCCGGGCCAGGCACCGGGCGCTCAGGGAACGTATCCCGGTCAGGGTGCGTATCCCGGCCAGGGCGCGTACCCCGGTCAGGGCGCGTACCCCGGTCAGGGCGCGTACCCCGGTCAGGCGCCGGCTCCCGCGGCGCCGAAGAAGGTCTCGGTGCTCGGACTCGTCGGCCTCGGGCTCGCCGCGCTCGGCCTCCTCCTTGCGTTCATCCCCGTGACGCTGCCGTTCGCCTGGTTCCTCCTGGCGGCCGGGTTCATCGTCTCGCTCATCTCCCTGTTCCTGAAGGGCACCAAGTGGCCGGGGATCACCGGGCTCGGGGTGTCGGTGCTCGGTGGCATCGTCGCGATCGTCGTGAGCATCTTCTTCGTGCTAGCCGTCGCGAACACCGTGCGTCCGGTCACGCTTCCCGACTACGACGAGGGCACGACTCAGAGCCCGGCGCCGGAGACCGACGACACCGGCGACGCGGGTACGGGTGAGGTCGCCGAGGGCACGCTGGGAGAGCCGGTCACCGTGCCGCAGCTCGAGGGCACGGCCGAGGTCACCATCCGTTCCGCCACGTTCGGCCCGACCAACGGCACGGATTTCGAGCCCGCGAACGGCGGCTACTTGGTGATCGATGTCGCCTGGGAGACGCTCGACGGGACGACCTACGTCAACCCGCTCTACTTCTCCGTCGAGACCGCAGACGGCACCGAGGGCGACTACGACATCTTCGGCGAGGCGACGCTGGAGTCCAGCGAGCAGGACGCCGGGTCCACGGCGGAGGGCACCGTCTCGTTCGACGTCGCCGAAAGCTCGTCCTACGTGGTCGTCATCACGGACGAGATGCTGCAGGAGGTCGCGCGCGTGACCGTCGAGGCGTCGGCTCGCTGA
- a CDS encoding methylenetetrahydrofolate reductase, giving the protein MSSTFDASRASRVPFSFELYPPRSESSQEALHETVRRLAAAGPEFLSVTYGAGGSTGGRSLDVLRFIREHTDVEPLAHLTCVGNTYAGATALIREFLDAGILRFLALRGDPPAGQREPFLGDLESAAQLVQLIDRVQAERAPYQESPVPGLPGAALVAPRQKVDIAVAAFPKGHPRATHRTQDVEALLAKQAAGATFAITQLFFHPDDYLAFVERARAGGVTIPILPGIMPITSPARLARVLELTGEDLPSELAIALDVEPTAEGRREIGISWAARLAADVVAGGAPGVHLYAFNQHETVLTVLAEAGIVPALRH; this is encoded by the coding sequence ATGTCTTCCACGTTCGACGCCTCCCGCGCCTCCCGCGTGCCGTTCTCCTTCGAGCTCTACCCGCCGCGCTCGGAGTCGAGCCAGGAGGCCCTGCACGAGACCGTCCGTCGTCTCGCCGCGGCCGGCCCGGAGTTCCTGTCGGTGACCTACGGCGCCGGCGGCTCGACCGGCGGCCGCTCGCTCGATGTGCTGCGCTTCATCCGGGAGCACACCGACGTCGAACCCCTCGCTCATCTCACCTGCGTCGGCAACACCTACGCCGGAGCCACCGCGCTCATCCGGGAGTTCCTCGACGCCGGGATCCTCCGCTTCCTCGCCCTGCGCGGAGACCCGCCCGCGGGGCAGCGCGAGCCCTTCCTGGGGGACCTGGAGAGCGCCGCCCAGCTCGTGCAGCTCATCGATCGCGTCCAGGCCGAGCGCGCGCCGTACCAGGAGTCTCCGGTCCCCGGTCTCCCCGGAGCCGCGCTCGTGGCCCCGCGGCAGAAGGTCGACATCGCGGTCGCCGCGTTCCCGAAGGGGCACCCCCGGGCCACGCACCGCACGCAGGATGTCGAGGCGCTGCTCGCCAAGCAGGCCGCGGGCGCGACCTTCGCCATCACGCAGCTCTTCTTCCACCCCGATGACTACCTCGCCTTCGTGGAGCGCGCCCGCGCCGGAGGCGTCACCATCCCGATCCTCCCCGGCATCATGCCGATCACGTCGCCGGCCCGGCTCGCCCGGGTGCTGGAGCTGACCGGGGAGGACCTGCCCAGCGAGCTCGCGATCGCCCTCGATGTCGAGCCGACCGCCGAAGGGCGCCGGGAGATCGGGATCTCCTGGGCCGCGCGCCTCGCCGCCGACGTCGTCGCCGGCGGGGCCCCCGGCGTGCATCTGTACGCCTTCAACCAGCACGAGACCGTCTTGACCGTCCTCGCCGAAGCCGGCATCGTCCCGGCGCTCCGGCACTAG